From a region of the Fischerella sp. JS2 genome:
- a CDS encoding glycosyltransferase family 39 protein — MLLVIFLISLVSRTLAITASLNTDEGLWIYRGSQFIKRLFEGDLTHTILKHHPGVPNMWLTGSGMLANCWLNKFFGGFLGVDLPPDIGACLNLEQFPINLYIIPRLVQAVVTSACMVCIYLLTRRLLGQAIALCTIILLLLEPFFLAYQRFITTDALQADFAILAVLLFLLYVRKGGKRKLLLASGIFLGLATAAKITALFLLPAIAIIIGLIELGVWQETFPPRGWKQQLRGFRLWLATILVTFILIFPAMWVSPGYVLDRIRDGVLQESDRGFLFFLGQLTHSPGILFYPLVLVYRLSPILQVGLIATAIVLLIPKLRRRQKNMPAIAAIALMAIWVILILSASDNKIDRYINLCLPMLAILAAIGWLEIIAGVTRWLNKLFPLREKSLQWGYLIIFALQLVLLFPYHPYYLTYYNPLFGGAVAAQNIFMIGQGEGLEQAAQWLNQSPNVKEIKVASWYSRYFSSYFYGQVLPVDKRIPSGVQPWTQANRVVFYKNQLQRQLPEPKMLAYFAKQQPLYTVRLQNIDYAWVYPGPLALVEDLKRIQFPLSLSFGEKVRLLGYDLNQTKISANDELIVTFYWEFLAPLPGDISIKISLRDRQNHISNFSSTPLIDGYVFPENITPGTVLRDVHKLKISPSTSPQRYQLEVEGFSFKKGQVIGEVEVVK, encoded by the coding sequence ATGTTGCTTGTCATCTTCCTGATCTCACTGGTGTCACGTACTTTAGCAATTACCGCTTCTCTGAATACTGATGAGGGGTTATGGATTTATCGTGGTAGTCAGTTTATTAAACGTTTGTTTGAGGGAGATTTAACTCATACAATTCTCAAGCACCATCCAGGAGTTCCCAATATGTGGCTAACTGGTAGTGGGATGTTGGCGAATTGTTGGCTAAACAAATTTTTCGGTGGTTTTCTGGGTGTAGATTTACCACCAGATATTGGGGCTTGTCTGAATTTAGAACAATTTCCGATTAATTTATATATTATTCCCCGTTTAGTGCAGGCAGTGGTTACTTCTGCTTGTATGGTATGTATATATTTACTTACAAGGCGGTTATTAGGGCAAGCGATCGCTTTGTGCACAATTATTCTTTTGTTATTAGAACCATTCTTTTTGGCATATCAGCGTTTTATTACTACTGATGCGTTACAGGCTGATTTTGCTATTTTGGCTGTGCTGTTATTTCTACTTTATGTGCGAAAAGGTGGGAAACGCAAACTTCTTTTAGCTTCGGGGATATTTCTGGGACTAGCAACAGCAGCAAAAATCACGGCATTGTTTTTATTACCTGCGATTGCAATTATTATCGGATTGATTGAGTTAGGAGTTTGGCAAGAAACTTTTCCTCCCAGAGGCTGGAAACAGCAGTTGCGAGGTTTTCGACTTTGGCTGGCGACAATTTTAGTTACATTTATCCTGATTTTTCCAGCAATGTGGGTTTCACCTGGATATGTTCTTGACAGGATACGCGATGGTGTTTTGCAAGAGTCAGATCGGGGATTTCTGTTTTTCTTAGGGCAACTTACCCACTCCCCAGGAATTTTATTTTATCCGCTAGTGCTGGTATATCGTCTCTCACCAATATTGCAAGTCGGTTTGATTGCTACAGCTATAGTATTGCTGATACCCAAGCTACGGCGTCGGCAAAAAAATATGCCTGCGATCGCTGCGATCGCTTTAATGGCCATCTGGGTGATACTGATATTGTCAGCAAGTGACAATAAAATCGACCGTTACATCAATCTTTGTTTGCCAATGTTGGCGATACTTGCGGCGATTGGTTGGTTGGAAATAATTGCTGGGGTGACACGTTGGTTAAACAAACTCTTTCCCTTAAGGGAGAAGAGTTTGCAGTGGGGTTATCTGATCATCTTTGCGTTGCAACTTGTCTTACTTTTCCCCTATCATCCCTACTACTTGACTTACTACAATCCTTTGTTTGGGGGTGCAGTGGCAGCCCAAAATATATTTATGATTGGTCAAGGAGAGGGTTTAGAACAAGCTGCCCAATGGTTAAACCAGTCTCCCAATGTAAAGGAAATCAAAGTAGCAAGTTGGTATAGTCGCTATTTTTCTAGTTACTTCTACGGTCAAGTTTTACCAGTAGATAAGCGGATTCCATCTGGTGTTCAACCTTGGACACAGGCTAATCGAGTAGTATTCTACAAGAATCAATTACAACGTCAATTGCCAGAACCCAAGATGCTAGCTTACTTTGCCAAGCAGCAACCTTTATATACTGTACGGCTGCAAAATATTGACTACGCATGGGTTTATCCTGGACCATTAGCTTTAGTTGAAGATTTAAAGCGCATCCAATTTCCCTTGTCTTTGTCTTTTGGCGAAAAAGTGCGCTTGCTAGGTTACGACTTAAATCAAACTAAGATATCTGCCAATGATGAATTGATAGTCACATTCTATTGGGAATTTCTTGCACCATTGCCAGGAGATATTTCTATTAAAATCAGTTTGCGCGATCGCCAAAATCATATTTCCAACTTTTCCAGCACACCCCTAATAGATGGGTACGTATTTCCAGAAAATATCACCCCAGGTACAGTACTACGAGATGTCCACAAGCTGAAAATTTCTCCCAGTACATCACCACAACGCTATCAGTTAGAGGTAGAGGGATTCTCCTTCAAAAAGGGACAAGTTATTGGTGAAGTTGAAGTCGTGAAGTGA
- a CDS encoding ArnT family glycosyltransferase encodes MKKVSNILPVICLIFVSLWLRLINLGYSNYQGDEIKALYRPQVGQNMIDFLLNQRKGPIQFLITYIMSIFNPEYDNEFLLRLPFAIAGTLAIYFFYKFVKLEFGKKVALYSSLLIAINGLFVALTRIVQYQSLVILFSVLALYLISLSTKFAKWRIYGLYLGMFCWGISILAHYDGIFIMPFVIYLIYRWYIDFEPTQRNQQLLHLYLVGIILLVLVSIFYLPFFFSISESTKTYWLERISKQKVSSTRTFMTYNPLFIIYLYAVLGLLGLWKIKENFSVVLWFLFPLLALETLVSNPGTHIYTYILPFSVLMAFGLEVFQAFIFNKFPAKSQYINNLCLSVIYVSLFFLSHVLFIDNKKEYPWENKRFLFLELKRQSRQSLFGFPYYRHWEKVGLFLENTSRNGYFITNEKKSITRYYIPTNYKNIELYSYDDKVPGDIYIIFIQNPQNGNKKILNKDQSFWEERYRPVKSFSNYGRVVTTIYRLSSADWEKIVNQ; translated from the coding sequence ATGAAAAAAGTAAGTAATATTCTTCCTGTGATATGTTTAATATTTGTGAGTTTATGGTTGAGGTTAATTAATTTAGGTTACTCGAATTACCAAGGTGATGAAATTAAAGCACTATATAGACCCCAAGTAGGGCAAAATATGATTGATTTTTTGCTTAATCAAAGAAAGGGACCAATTCAATTTTTGATTACATATATTATGAGTATATTTAATCCTGAGTATGATAATGAGTTTCTACTTAGGCTACCTTTTGCTATAGCGGGTACATTGGCTATTTATTTCTTTTACAAGTTTGTCAAACTAGAATTTGGTAAGAAAGTAGCTCTTTATTCATCTTTATTGATTGCAATTAATGGATTATTTGTAGCTTTGACAAGAATAGTTCAGTATCAATCATTGGTAATCTTATTTTCTGTTTTGGCTTTATATCTAATCAGTTTATCTACAAAGTTTGCAAAATGGAGGATTTATGGGTTGTATTTAGGCATGTTTTGCTGGGGAATTTCTATTCTTGCACATTACGATGGCATATTTATTATGCCATTTGTAATTTACTTAATTTACAGATGGTATATTGATTTTGAGCCTACCCAGAGAAATCAACAACTCCTACATTTATATTTAGTAGGGATTATTTTATTAGTATTAGTATCTATATTTTATCTACCCTTCTTTTTCTCGATCTCAGAATCAACTAAGACTTATTGGCTAGAAAGAATAAGTAAGCAGAAGGTTAGTTCTACTCGAACATTTATGACTTATAATCCCTTATTTATTATATATTTATATGCTGTTTTGGGTTTATTAGGTCTGTGGAAAATTAAAGAAAATTTTTCAGTAGTCTTGTGGTTTTTGTTTCCTCTTTTAGCTTTGGAAACTCTAGTTAGTAATCCTGGTACACACATCTATACCTATATTTTGCCTTTTTCTGTTTTAATGGCTTTTGGGCTGGAAGTTTTTCAAGCTTTCATCTTTAATAAATTTCCTGCTAAATCTCAATATATTAATAACTTATGCTTGAGTGTGATATATGTGTCGTTATTTTTCTTGTCTCATGTATTATTTATAGATAACAAGAAAGAATATCCTTGGGAAAATAAAAGGTTCTTGTTTTTAGAACTAAAAAGACAAAGTAGACAAAGTTTATTTGGATTTCCCTATTACAGACATTGGGAAAAAGTAGGCTTGTTTTTGGAAAACACAAGCAGAAATGGTTACTTTATTACTAATGAGAAGAAAAGTATTACACGATATTATATTCCGACAAATTATAAAAATATAGAATTATATTCATATGATGACAAAGTTCCGGGTGATATCTATATAATATTTATACAAAATCCTCAAAATGGTAACAAAAAAATATTAAATAAAGACCAAAGTTTTTGGGAGGAACGATATCGACCTGTAAAATCTTTTTCTAATTATGGAAGAGTTGTCACGACAATTTATCGCTTATCATCTGCTGATTGGGAAAAAATAGTCAATCAGTAG
- a CDS encoding glycosyltransferase family 39 protein → MQEGSFTWGRLEKQYRSLNKWIDWTWIIVLLVAAVLLFTINLGGLPLRDWDEGTVAQVAKEIFHAPASSMSWLYPTLGGEPYHNKPPLMHLLIAGAYSLGGINEWTARLPGSILTAISVPLLYCVGREIFRQRSCAVYSALVYLTMLPVVRHGRLAMLDGAVVCFFILMMLCVLRSRRNLRYCLGVGIAFGLICLTKGMLGLLLAAVAVAFLFWDTPRLLTSGYMWVGMLIGIVPVAFWYVAQWWEYGRTFTNVGMMSQSLNRIWSSVEGHSGPPWYYLLEILKYTWPWLIFLPSSLHLARENRNLSWAKLVLVWLGVYLVTISLMETKLPWYIFPIYPSLALVTGAKFGELEDLPLLSSYPRFWVVTLTLLALVATAGSIYFSFVPTAKSELQLQLIFAAAAMTMALAAILAERGDRQFLKVLFWGSYVSLFLFMKSNYWVWELAERYPVQPVANMIRKETPSGTKIYTSNPEHRPSLNFYSDRNIVPASFKQLQDYWHTQKQPYLLLDKSAFHALQLDSLKVIDQAEGWKLVTKDVKS, encoded by the coding sequence ATGCAAGAAGGAAGCTTTACTTGGGGTCGTCTGGAAAAGCAATATCGATCGCTAAACAAATGGATTGATTGGACATGGATAATAGTGCTGCTGGTAGCAGCTGTATTACTTTTTACTATAAATTTAGGTGGATTACCGCTACGAGATTGGGATGAAGGAACCGTGGCACAGGTTGCCAAAGAGATTTTCCACGCCCCTGCTAGTTCAATGAGTTGGCTTTACCCAACCTTAGGAGGCGAACCATACCACAACAAACCACCGTTAATGCATTTGCTGATTGCTGGGGCTTACTCCTTGGGTGGTATCAACGAGTGGACAGCACGATTACCAGGATCAATTTTAACAGCAATATCAGTACCATTGCTGTATTGTGTAGGTAGAGAAATATTTCGTCAACGTTCTTGTGCTGTTTACAGCGCTCTAGTTTACTTAACAATGCTGCCAGTGGTGCGTCACGGGCGCTTAGCCATGTTGGATGGGGCAGTGGTATGTTTTTTTATATTGATGATGTTGTGCGTGTTGCGATCGCGGCGCAATTTACGTTATTGCCTTGGTGTCGGCATCGCTTTCGGCTTAATCTGCCTCACCAAGGGTATGTTAGGCCTGCTGTTAGCTGCTGTCGCAGTCGCATTTCTATTTTGGGATACTCCACGACTACTGACTAGTGGTTATATGTGGGTAGGAATGCTCATAGGTATTGTACCTGTGGCTTTTTGGTATGTAGCTCAATGGTGGGAGTACGGTCGCACCTTTACCAATGTTGGTATGATGAGTCAATCTCTCAATCGCATTTGGTCATCTGTTGAAGGCCATTCCGGTCCACCCTGGTATTATCTATTGGAGATTCTAAAATATACTTGGCCGTGGTTAATTTTTTTACCATCCAGCTTGCATTTAGCTAGAGAAAACCGTAACCTCAGCTGGGCAAAACTTGTGTTGGTATGGCTGGGAGTTTATTTAGTTACTATTTCTCTGATGGAAACCAAACTTCCCTGGTATATATTTCCTATTTATCCTAGCCTTGCCTTGGTAACTGGAGCGAAATTCGGGGAACTTGAAGATTTACCTCTACTATCATCTTACCCACGGTTTTGGGTAGTAACTTTAACGTTGCTGGCTTTGGTAGCAACTGCTGGTAGTATTTATTTCAGTTTCGTACCAACAGCAAAATCCGAATTACAGTTACAGCTGATTTTTGCAGCAGCAGCCATGACAATGGCCCTAGCAGCAATTTTGGCAGAACGAGGCGATCGCCAATTTCTCAAAGTTTTGTTTTGGGGGTCTTATGTTTCGCTATTCTTATTTATGAAATCTAATTACTGGGTTTGGGAATTGGCAGAACGTTATCCAGTGCAACCAGTGGCCAACATGATCCGCAAAGAAACACCATCAGGTACAAAAATTTACACATCCAATCCCGAACACCGTCCTTCATTGAATTTTTATAGCGATCGCAATATTGTTCCTGCTTCTTTTAAACAACTGCAAGATTATTGGCACACTCAAAAACAACCTTATTTATTACTTGACAAATCCGCTTTTCATGCCCTTCAACTTGATTCACTCAAGGTTATTGACCAAGCAGAAGGCTGGAAACTAGTGACAAAAGATGTTAAGAGTTAG
- a CDS encoding chloride channel protein, whose protein sequence is MTPLPPTEFRKVTQQPTFGFPSFRLTYLVNRFQPSPETVVLLLALLIGSGSGMGVVTFHYLIQLIHHLMLENLMSVIGVWGAWTLACVPILGGLIVGLMRWRTQDFGPGLSSLIAASQKGEIKRQLRPVTKMLAAAVSLGSGASLGPEGPSVEIGANFGMLLSVVLQVSQERQRLLLGAGAAAGLAAGFNAPIAGVFFALEVVLGATSFATSAVSVVLLAAVLAALIAHIGLGGQPAFALPVYQVRSPLELPLYLGLGLWASLVSLTYTQLIRLAKACFAGKVPGFSILGKIPLPIHPIIGGLIVGMSALYLPQILGIGYETVEAMLQDVEFSLQLLILLLVVKLAITAISVGSGFVGGVFAPAMFLGASLGSAYAKILANVAPAISGFMAAPPAYATVGMAAVLAASVRAPLTAILLLFELTQDYRIVLPLMAAVGLSVWLVERIKPNSNSNSNLQQIGLSELKDEQAEILQQILVKEAMHPCPKKLPATMTVIEAALEMTRDRIRSALVVNELGQLVGILSLEDINRTLSAWQNYPDSSTANQGDLSNQTLIDICTTDILYAHQDEPLSEALDRMSLRGLHQLPVVASDNPEQILGLLEREQIALTCTVAVTRKALCHYLPLVTTTDVVTSH, encoded by the coding sequence ATGACTCCCCTGCCTCCCACAGAATTCAGGAAGGTGACTCAACAACCTACCTTTGGTTTCCCTTCCTTCCGTTTAACCTATTTAGTTAATCGTTTTCAACCATCCCCAGAAACAGTTGTTTTACTTTTAGCCTTGCTCATTGGTAGTGGTAGTGGTATGGGTGTGGTAACGTTTCATTATTTAATCCAGCTGATCCATCATTTGATGCTGGAAAATTTAATGAGTGTGATCGGTGTTTGGGGTGCTTGGACTTTAGCTTGCGTTCCTATTTTAGGTGGACTAATTGTTGGTTTAATGCGTTGGCGAACCCAAGACTTTGGTCCTGGACTTTCATCATTGATTGCTGCGTCTCAAAAGGGAGAAATCAAACGACAGCTGCGACCAGTCACCAAAATGTTAGCAGCAGCTGTCTCCTTGGGAAGTGGTGCTTCTTTGGGACCAGAAGGGCCTAGTGTAGAAATCGGCGCCAATTTTGGGATGCTACTGTCTGTGGTGTTACAAGTATCACAAGAACGTCAGCGTCTATTATTAGGTGCTGGTGCGGCGGCTGGTTTAGCAGCTGGATTTAATGCCCCGATCGCAGGTGTTTTTTTTGCATTAGAAGTAGTATTAGGAGCAACATCATTCGCTACTTCTGCGGTAAGTGTAGTGCTACTAGCAGCAGTACTCGCAGCGTTAATTGCTCATATTGGTTTGGGAGGACAACCGGCTTTTGCCTTACCTGTTTACCAAGTCCGTAGTCCATTAGAGTTACCACTCTATCTTGGCTTGGGTTTATGGGCAAGTTTAGTGTCTTTGACTTATACGCAATTAATTCGCCTAGCAAAAGCTTGCTTTGCAGGTAAAGTTCCTGGTTTTTCTATATTAGGAAAAATACCATTACCTATTCATCCTATTATTGGTGGACTTATTGTTGGTATGAGCGCTTTATATTTACCACAAATTCTAGGTATTGGTTATGAAACAGTAGAAGCGATGCTGCAAGATGTGGAGTTTTCATTGCAGCTGTTAATTTTGCTATTGGTAGTAAAGCTGGCTATCACAGCAATTAGTGTTGGCAGTGGTTTTGTTGGTGGTGTATTCGCACCAGCAATGTTTTTGGGTGCTTCTTTAGGTTCCGCCTATGCAAAAATTTTGGCAAATGTAGCGCCTGCAATCAGTGGTTTTATGGCAGCCCCTCCTGCTTATGCAACGGTAGGAATGGCTGCTGTACTTGCTGCTAGTGTAAGAGCGCCATTAACAGCAATTTTATTATTATTTGAATTAACGCAGGACTACCGCATTGTGTTACCGTTAATGGCGGCTGTCGGTTTAAGTGTTTGGTTAGTGGAGCGGATAAAGCCCAATTCAAACTCCAACTCCAATCTTCAACAAATAGGTCTTTCAGAATTGAAAGACGAACAAGCAGAAATTTTACAGCAAATTCTTGTTAAAGAAGCGATGCATCCTTGTCCAAAAAAACTGCCAGCAACCATGACAGTGATCGAGGCAGCTTTAGAAATGACACGCGATCGCATCCGCAGTGCTTTAGTAGTAAATGAATTAGGGCAATTAGTTGGTATCCTCTCTTTAGAAGATATCAACCGTACCCTTTCTGCTTGGCAAAATTACCCAGATTCATCAACTGCAAATCAAGGTGATCTATCCAATCAAACCCTAATTGATATTTGCACCACTGATATTCTCTATGCTCATCAAGATGAACCCTTATCTGAAGCCTTAGATCGCATGTCTCTTCGCGGCTTGCATCAGTTACCAGTAGTAGCGTCAGATAACCCTGAACAAATTTTAGGATTACTAGAAAGAGAACAAATTGCTTTAACCTGTACCGTCGCAGTCACCCGTAAAGCTCTCTGCCACTATCTACCATTGGTAACAACAACAGATGTAGTCACTAGTCATTAG
- a CDS encoding AbrB family transcriptional regulator, which translates to MAKQKKIEPLTGEELLKKVKELENLSKEEKAKQCGYYTVTKNGIERVNMMKFLNALIDAEGIQLDSAPSANGRGGRSASYRISVQSNGNLLIGSAYTKQMNLKPGDEFIITLGKKHIRLRQIDSDEREEVEVLEATA; encoded by the coding sequence ATGGCTAAACAGAAAAAAATTGAACCCCTAACCGGCGAAGAGTTGCTCAAGAAAGTCAAAGAACTAGAAAATCTGAGCAAAGAAGAAAAAGCTAAACAGTGTGGCTACTATACTGTGACTAAAAATGGTATAGAGCGCGTCAACATGATGAAATTTTTGAATGCTCTAATTGATGCTGAAGGCATTCAGTTAGATAGCGCACCTAGCGCAAATGGCCGTGGGGGACGCAGTGCTAGCTACAGAATTAGTGTGCAGTCTAACGGTAACTTACTAATAGGTTCTGCTTACACAAAACAGATGAATCTCAAACCCGGAGATGAGTTTATCATTACTTTGGGTAAAAAGCACATTCGTTTGAGACAAATAGACTCAGATGAAAGAGAAGAGGTCGAAGTTCTAGAAGCAACAGCATAA
- a CDS encoding Rrf2 family transcriptional regulator — MKLTTKGHYSVKALLDLSLQPNYGPVSTKAIASRQDIPAPYLEKLLIEMRRAGLVKSIRGSIGGYQLARKPAQIFLGEILEAVGETIEPLPHHQASPGQAEDWVTFTLWQRLHQKLKEALYSITLADLYYDARSWQASLGEEASFII, encoded by the coding sequence ATGAAACTAACTACCAAAGGACATTACAGTGTCAAAGCTTTGCTAGATTTGAGCTTACAACCGAATTATGGGCCTGTTTCCACTAAAGCGATCGCCTCTCGTCAAGATATCCCAGCTCCTTACCTAGAAAAACTGCTAATAGAAATGCGTCGTGCTGGGTTAGTAAAATCTATTCGGGGTAGCATCGGCGGATACCAACTAGCAAGGAAACCAGCACAAATCTTTTTAGGCGAAATATTAGAAGCAGTTGGTGAAACAATAGAACCTTTACCTCATCATCAAGCTTCCCCAGGACAAGCAGAAGATTGGGTAACATTTACTCTTTGGCAAAGGCTGCACCAAAAATTGAAAGAAGCATTATACAGTATTACTTTGGCTGACCTTTATTACGATGCTCGCAGTTGGCAAGCTTCCCTTGGTGAAGAAGCCAGTTTTATTATTTAG
- the cbiB gene encoding adenosylcobinamide-phosphate synthase CbiB, with translation MIVLILAAYLDYMIGDPWGWPHPIRVMGWIISRFSKFALTYCHNPLTQRLAGILLGIFLVIGSGIVGYLIIQTTKSLHPLLGIAVEIILLASCFAAKSLRVAAQTVLQPLTLGKIQVARCTLSNYVGRDTENLTESEILRAVLETVTENAIDGVTAPLFYAIVGAFLLFIGPVPLALAYKASSTLDSMVGYRQAPYTYLGWFSARLEDGLTWIPCRLTVITIALLSGKPLHVICICQRDAPNDPSPNSGWSECAYAATLGVQLGGTNWYHGVAKHKPLLGDATHPITPASIEQALQITRYCFLLWLGVMTLLLFAIKR, from the coding sequence ATGATTGTTTTAATCCTTGCAGCTTATTTAGACTATATGATTGGCGATCCTTGGGGATGGCCTCATCCTATACGAGTAATGGGGTGGATAATTTCTCGCTTCAGCAAATTTGCTCTAACATATTGTCACAATCCTCTCACACAACGTTTAGCAGGAATATTGTTAGGTATTTTCTTGGTCATTGGTAGTGGAATTGTTGGCTATTTAATAATACAAACTACTAAATCCCTACATCCGTTATTGGGAATTGCCGTAGAAATCATTCTTCTAGCTAGTTGTTTTGCTGCTAAAAGTTTGCGAGTCGCAGCCCAAACAGTTTTGCAGCCTTTAACATTAGGAAAAATCCAGGTTGCTCGTTGTACTCTAAGTAACTATGTTGGTCGAGATACAGAAAATCTTACAGAATCAGAAATTTTACGAGCAGTTCTAGAAACAGTCACAGAAAATGCAATTGATGGAGTCACAGCTCCTCTTTTTTATGCAATAGTTGGTGCGTTTTTGCTATTTATTGGGCCAGTTCCCTTGGCTTTGGCATATAAAGCCAGCAGTACACTGGATTCAATGGTGGGTTATCGACAAGCACCCTATACCTATTTAGGCTGGTTTAGTGCGCGCTTAGAAGATGGCTTAACTTGGATTCCTTGCCGATTAACAGTGATCACCATAGCATTACTATCGGGTAAACCTTTGCATGTCATCTGCATTTGTCAGCGCGATGCACCTAATGATCCTAGTCCCAACTCTGGTTGGAGTGAGTGTGCTTATGCTGCTACCTTAGGTGTACAGCTAGGAGGAACTAACTGGTATCACGGCGTGGCTAAACATAAACCTTTGTTAGGAGATGCTACTCATCCAATCACCCCAGCTAGTATTGAGCAAGCATTGCAAATAACTCGATATTGCTTTTTGTTATGGTTAGGAGTAATGACTCTGTTGCTATTTGCCATAAAAAGGTAA
- the pyrR gene encoding bifunctional pyr operon transcriptional regulator/uracil phosphoribosyltransferase PyrR, translating to MTISTVSTKAKVVEILSSEELRRTVNRLASQIVEKTRDLSQLVLLGIYTRGVPLAQILARQIEALEGVSVPVGALDITFYRDDLDQIGLRTPAKTEISFDLTDKIVVLVDDVIFKGRTVRAALNAVNEYGRPEVIRLAVLVDRGHREVPIHPDFVGKQLPTAKEEIVKVYLQDIDGRDAVELIAD from the coding sequence ATGACTATTTCTACCGTTTCTACCAAAGCTAAAGTGGTTGAGATTCTCTCATCTGAGGAACTCCGTCGTACCGTAAATCGTCTCGCTTCTCAAATTGTGGAAAAGACGCGCGATTTATCCCAGTTAGTACTGCTTGGTATTTATACCAGAGGAGTACCCTTAGCACAAATACTGGCACGTCAAATTGAAGCACTAGAAGGTGTATCTGTGCCAGTAGGAGCATTAGATATTACATTTTATCGCGACGACCTCGACCAAATAGGCCTGCGGACTCCAGCAAAGACCGAGATATCTTTTGATTTGACAGATAAAATTGTTGTACTTGTGGATGATGTGATCTTTAAAGGACGAACAGTTCGTGCTGCTTTAAATGCTGTAAACGAGTATGGTAGACCAGAGGTAATTCGTCTAGCTGTACTGGTAGATAGAGGCCATCGTGAGGTTCCAATACATCCAGATTTTGTCGGTAAGCAGCTACCCACCGCTAAAGAAGAGATTGTCAAGGTTTATTTACAAGATATAGATGGAAGAGATGCAGTTGAACTGATTGCAGATTAG